The following are encoded together in the Culex pipiens pallens isolate TS chromosome 1, TS_CPP_V2, whole genome shotgun sequence genome:
- the LOC120429018 gene encoding DNA ligase 4-like → MSKVDCISQRVKFSEISSILEKVKAASGAKRDELLRRYFASFEQFRREFQRENPGQARSSIFPVLRLLLPGADRERDSYGVRVKSLRDLYIKVLGISESSTEARKLSGYDEETGGGGASSSEDFADRVFRLMQGRCPPEGSLTVWEVNERLDAIGGHYVNGERRRIGEELERLVGGMSQVDQKWLIRILLKNLRLGMSLGKILGVYHAKAGQLYDRFSNLSKVCEVVESGEGWEELGEGGGSVELFHPVKPMLCQRVDLKLVDGMLKRDEYWLETKMDGERFQIHKDGVVFKYFSRNSYEYSHVFGENRNQVGSTLTPFLADLLASNVQSVILDGEMMVFDKVALIYRDKSENTDVKAVKSDNPTLRPCFCVYDVLFLNGKSMIAVPYAERIRLLGTLVKPKVGVLTTCKRVKLESSEHLVELLNQAIDTHQEGVVIKKQDSTYSPNERNAGWYKIKPDYIDNLVSDFDLLIMGGFYNAKRSFINTFLVGVLDKSTEDTFLAVTKVGIGLSVDQWRTLNTSLRPHWREVTFRREGRSKTSEEPPGLRWGQTAPDVWIPPNHSIVLQLKGSELVRSSSFATSYTIRFPRITAIRSDKDFKDVCTGEEFARLCSANTTVAKLAKRHVTAADLLPPSGSTSRKRKQISPLKSRRRSEPEQDAPPPLDDICSGLDFCVLSTAKGAPSIRELETTIRRHGGRTVKNPGPKTYAVIAGERTFLVSRVIETRRHNVATVEWVLRTLGGPQPRTNLPEFTPNDLLAATDELREQLAERFDRFGDSLTAPIANPDEMRALLKQMTVAESLSARELRNGQREILGVGSSLRMFRGLVARLYEGNLKGEDGDVARYRARFGMLKFVRNGGRWVGEEEEDAGGTHVFVVENEGLDRERLREWVDGRGFGKGKVVRLEWIQASLGGKRLCEEQLYSII, encoded by the exons ATGTCAAAGGTGGACTGCATTTCGCAGCGGGTTAAATTCAGCGAAATTAGCTCGATTCTGGAAAAGGTCAAAGCTGCCTCCGGCGCCAAGCGGGACGAGCTGCTGCGGAGATACTTTGCTTCGTTTGAGCAGTTCCGGCGCGAGTTTCAACGGGAAAATCCTGGCCAAGCG CGTTCCAGCATCTTCCCGGTGCTGCGTCTCCTCCTGCCGGGCGCGGACCGCGAGCGGGACTCGTACGGCGTGCGGGTTAAATCGCTACGGGACCTGTACATCAAGGTGCTCGGCATCAGCGAGTCCAGTACGGAGGCGCGCAAGCTGTCCGGCTATGACGAGGAGACGGGGGGTGGCGGCGCTTCGTCGTCGGAGGACTTTGCCGATCGGGTGTTCCGGCTGATGCAGGGCCGGTGTCCGCCGGAGGGCAGTTTGACGGTGTGGGAGGTTAACGAGCGGTTGGACGCGATTGGGGGGCATTATGTGAATGGGGAGAGGAGACGGATTGGGGAGGAGTTGGAGCGGTTGGTTGGGGGGATGAGTCAGGTTGACCAGAAGTGGTTGATACGGATATTGCTGAAGAATTTGAGGCTTGGGATGAGTCTGGGGAAGATTTTGGGGGTTTATCATGCGAAGGCGGGTCAGTTGTACGATAGGTTTAGTAATTTGAGTAAGGTTTGCGAGGTGGTTGAGAGTGGCGAGGGGTGGGAGGAGTTGGGCGAGGGTGGTGGGAGTGTGGAGTTGTTTCATCCGGTAAAGCCGATGCTTTGTCAGCGGGTGGATTTGAAGCTGGTGGACGGGATGCTGAAGCGGGACGAGTATTGGCTGGAGACTAAGATGGACGGGGAGCGGTTCCAGATCCACAAGGACGGAGTGGTGTTTAAGTACTTTTCCCGGAACAGTTACGAGTACAGTCACGTGTTTGGTGAGAACCGGAACCAGGTTGGGTCGACGTTGACCCCTTTTTTGGCGGATTTGTTGGCTTCGAATGTGCAGAGCGTGATTCTGGACGGGGAGATGATGGTCTTTGACAAGGTTGCTTTGATCTACCGGGATAAGAGTGAAAACACAGATGTGAAGGCTGTCAAGTCGGACAATCCGACGTTGAGACCTTGCTTCTGCGTTTACGACGTGCTGTTTCTGAACGGAAAGAGCATGATTGCTGTTCCGTACGCGGAACGTATCCGTCTTCTGGGAACGTTGGTGAAGCCCAAGGTCGGCGTTTTGACGACCTGCAAGCGGGTCAAATTGGAGAGTAGCGAACACCTGGTGGAACTCCTGAACCAAGCTATCGACACCCACCAGGAAGGAGTGGTCATCAAGAAGCAGGACTCGACCTACTCTCCGAACGAACGCAACGCCGGATGGTACAAGATCAAGCCGGACTACATCGACAACCTGGTATCGGACTTTGACCTGCTGATCATGGGCGGCTTCTACAACGCGAAGCGAAGCTTCATCAACACGTTTCTCGTCGGAGTTCTGGACAAGTCCACAGAAGACACCTTTCTGGCCGTCACCAAGGTCGGCATCGGCCTCTCCGTGGACCAGTGGCGAACCCTGAACACCTCGCTGCGACCCCACTGGCGCGAGGTCACCTTCCGCCGGGAAGGTCGCTCCAAGACCTCCGAGGAACCGCCGGGACTTCGCTGGGGCCAAACCGCTCCGGACGTGTGGATCCCTCCGAACCACTCCATCGTACTCCAGCTGAAAGGTTCCGAACTGGTCCGCAGCTCGTCCTTCGCGACCTCCTACACGATCCGCTTCCCTCGGATAACCGCGATCCGCAGCGACAAGGACTTCAAGGACGTCTGCACCGGCGAGGAGTTTGCCCGACTCTGCTCCGCCAACACGACCGTGGCCAAGCTGGCCAAACGGCACGTCACGGCGGCGGACCTGCTCCCCCCATCCGGCTCAACCTCCCGCAAGCGAAAGCAAATCTCCCCCCTAAAATCGCGACGACGATCCGAACCGGAACAAGACGCCCCTCCCCCCCTCGACGACATCTGCTCCGGGCTGGACTTTTGCGTGCTCAGCACCGCCAAAGGCGCCCCCTCAATCCGCGAACTCGAGACAACCATCCGCCGCCACGGCGGTCGTACCGTCAAGAATCCGGGCCCCAAAACGTACGCCGTGATCGCCGGCGAGCGCACCTTCCTCGTGTCCCGCGTCATCGAAACGCGCCGCCACAACGTGGCCACCGTAGAGTGGGTGCTCCGCACCCTGGGCGGCCCCCAACCCCGCACCAACCTTCCCGAGTTTACCCCGAACGACCTGCTGGCGGCGACGGACGAGCTGCGCGAGCAACTGGCGGAACGATTCGACCGGTTCGGGGACTCGTTGACGGCACCAATAGCCAATCCGGACGAGATGCGTGCCCTGCTGAAGCAGATGACGGTGGCGGAGAGTTTGAGTGCGCGCGAGTTACGAAACGGGCAGCGGGAGATTTTGGGCGTGGGGTCGTCGcttcggatgttccgggggcTTGTGGCGAGACTGTACGAGGGCAATCTGAAGGGGGAGGACGGCGACGTGGCGCGGTACAGGGCCCGGTTTGGGATGTTGAAGTTTGTGAGGAATGGTGGCAGGTGGGTGGGCGAGGAAGAGGAGGACGCTGGAGGGACGCACGTGTTTGTGGTGGAGAATGAAGGGTTGGATAGGGAGCGGTTGAGGGAGTGGGTTGATGGTCGGGGGTTTGGGAAGGGCAAAGTGGTGCGGTTAGAGTGGATACAGGCGAGTTTAGGTGGGAAACGGTTGTGTGAAGAACAATTGTATAGTATTATTTGA
- the LOC128092479 gene encoding serine protease HTRA2, mitochondrial isoform X2 translates to MQAISRAVINLRPARTINRFAVADRSIKTSASASYISWNRRGQAEEDHDRQDRRKFSLFPSVSAATTFKDLKGRRAMHNFIADVVDVSAPAVVYIEIKDTRHYDFFSGQPVTISNGSGFIVEEDGLILTNAHVVISKPNAMVTVKLLDGRTFPGTVEDVDPNSDLATVRIKCKSLPVMKLGKSSDLRSGEWVVALGSPLALNNTVTAGVVSSTQRASQELGLRGKDINYIQTDAAITFGNSGGPLVNLDGEAIGINSMKVTPGISFAIPIDHAREFLLKGADRRKAKGFSTEKIPVRRYMGITMLTLTAEILRELRQRSHNVPDSVRNGILVWKVIQGSPAHVGGLYPGDIITSINGHEVKNSGDVYELLSAKERELNITIYRGVDRMTVKVTPEDADAI, encoded by the exons ATGCAAGCGATAAGCCGTGCCGTAATTAATCTCCGTCCAGCCAGAACTATCAACCGATTTGCAGTAGCTGACAGAAGCATCAAAACAAGCGCAAGTGCGAGTTACATCAGCTGGAACCGAAGAGGACAAG CCGAAGAAGATCATGACCGTCAAGATCGCCGCAAGTTCTCGCTCTTCCCCAGCGTATCCGCCGCGACCACCTTCAAGGACCTCAAAGGGCGCCGAGCGATGCACAATTTCATAGCGGACGTCGTAGACGTGTCGGCTCCCGCTGTGGTCTACATCGAAATCAAAGACACCCGCCACTACGACTTCTTCTCCGGCCAACCGGTTACGATCTCCAACGGGTCCGGGTTCATCGTCGAGGAGGACGGCCTCATCCTGACCAACGCCCACGTCGTCATCAGCAAACCGAACGCGATGGTGACGGTCAAGCTGCTCGATGGGCGAACCTTCCCCGGAACCGTCGAGGACGTCGACCCCAACTCGGATCTCGCCACCGTACGCATCAAGTGCAAAAGCCTCCCCGTCATGAAGCTCGGCAAATCTTCGGACCTACGCTCGGGAGAGTGGGTGGTCGCCCTGGGGAGTCCTCTCGCGCTGAACAATACGGTGACCGCCGGAGTCGTAAGTTCCACGCAACGAGCCTCGCAGGAGCTCGGACTGCGCGGCAAGGACATCAACTACATCCAAACCGACGCGGCGATCACGTTTGGAAATTCCGGAGGTCCGCTGGTCAACCTGGACGGAGAGGCCATCGGAATCAACAGCATGAAGGTGACGCCCGGAATTAGCTTTGCGATCCCAATTGATCACGCGAGGGAGTTTTTGCTGAAGGGGGCCGATCGGAGGAAGGCGAAGGGATTTAGCACCGAGAAGATACCGGTAAGGAGGTACATGGGAATTACGATGCTGACGTTGACGGCGGAGATTTTGCGTGAGCTGAGGCAGCGGAGTCACAACGTGCCGGATAGCGTGAGGAACGGGATTCTGGTGTGGAAGGTGATACAGGGATCGCCGGCGCATGT CGGCGGCCTCTACCCAGGCGACATCATCACCAGCATCAACGGGCACGAGGTCAAGAACTCCGGCGACGTGTACGAACTGCTGTCGGCAAAGGAGCGCGAACTGAACATCACCATCTACCGGGGCGTGGATCGCATGACGGTGAAGGTCACGCCGGAGGACGCGGATGCAATTTAa
- the LOC128092479 gene encoding serine protease HTRA2, mitochondrial isoform X1, whose protein sequence is MQAISRAVINLRPARTINRFAVADRSIKTSASASYISWNRRGQGQDHRQRQHSTTGSLLGTAALSGLISGLFLRTAEEDHDRQDRRKFSLFPSVSAATTFKDLKGRRAMHNFIADVVDVSAPAVVYIEIKDTRHYDFFSGQPVTISNGSGFIVEEDGLILTNAHVVISKPNAMVTVKLLDGRTFPGTVEDVDPNSDLATVRIKCKSLPVMKLGKSSDLRSGEWVVALGSPLALNNTVTAGVVSSTQRASQELGLRGKDINYIQTDAAITFGNSGGPLVNLDGEAIGINSMKVTPGISFAIPIDHAREFLLKGADRRKAKGFSTEKIPVRRYMGITMLTLTAEILRELRQRSHNVPDSVRNGILVWKVIQGSPAHVGGLYPGDIITSINGHEVKNSGDVYELLSAKERELNITIYRGVDRMTVKVTPEDADAI, encoded by the exons ATGCAAGCGATAAGCCGTGCCGTAATTAATCTCCGTCCAGCCAGAACTATCAACCGATTTGCAGTAGCTGACAGAAGCATCAAAACAAGCGCAAGTGCGAGTTACATCAGCTGGAACCGAAGAGGACAAGGTCAGGACCATCGTCAACGGCAACACAGCACCACCGGTTCTTTGCTCGGTACAGCTGCCCTGTCCGGTTTGATCAGTGGCCTCTTTCTACGTACAGCCGAAGAAGATCATGACCGTCAAGATCGCCGCAAGTTCTCGCTCTTCCCCAGCGTATCCGCCGCGACCACCTTCAAGGACCTCAAAGGGCGCCGAGCGATGCACAATTTCATAGCGGACGTCGTAGACGTGTCGGCTCCCGCTGTGGTCTACATCGAAATCAAAGACACCCGCCACTACGACTTCTTCTCCGGCCAACCGGTTACGATCTCCAACGGGTCCGGGTTCATCGTCGAGGAGGACGGCCTCATCCTGACCAACGCCCACGTCGTCATCAGCAAACCGAACGCGATGGTGACGGTCAAGCTGCTCGATGGGCGAACCTTCCCCGGAACCGTCGAGGACGTCGACCCCAACTCGGATCTCGCCACCGTACGCATCAAGTGCAAAAGCCTCCCCGTCATGAAGCTCGGCAAATCTTCGGACCTACGCTCGGGAGAGTGGGTGGTCGCCCTGGGGAGTCCTCTCGCGCTGAACAATACGGTGACCGCCGGAGTCGTAAGTTCCACGCAACGAGCCTCGCAGGAGCTCGGACTGCGCGGCAAGGACATCAACTACATCCAAACCGACGCGGCGATCACGTTTGGAAATTCCGGAGGTCCGCTGGTCAACCTGGACGGAGAGGCCATCGGAATCAACAGCATGAAGGTGACGCCCGGAATTAGCTTTGCGATCCCAATTGATCACGCGAGGGAGTTTTTGCTGAAGGGGGCCGATCGGAGGAAGGCGAAGGGATTTAGCACCGAGAAGATACCGGTAAGGAGGTACATGGGAATTACGATGCTGACGTTGACGGCGGAGATTTTGCGTGAGCTGAGGCAGCGGAGTCACAACGTGCCGGATAGCGTGAGGAACGGGATTCTGGTGTGGAAGGTGATACAGGGATCGCCGGCGCATGT CGGCGGCCTCTACCCAGGCGACATCATCACCAGCATCAACGGGCACGAGGTCAAGAACTCCGGCGACGTGTACGAACTGCTGTCGGCAAAGGAGCGCGAACTGAACATCACCATCTACCGGGGCGTGGATCGCATGACGGTGAAGGTCACGCCGGAGGACGCGGATGCAATTTAa
- the LOC120429015 gene encoding N-acetyl-D-glucosamine kinase translates to MTETVYIGGVEGGATHSKLVICDRDGNVVASAKGPGTNHWMVGIPEVAKRIDTMTRDAKAQALIPETHRLSAMGLCLSGAEQDATNRELENYLKTHYPDVAERYMVGSDTVGSIATASNVGGMVIISGTGSNTLLRNPDGSTYGCGGWGHMIGDEGGAWWISKKAIKTVFDHQDNFARSKLCVERVWELIQAHFGIKTRLDLLDHCYAKFCKPTYSGLCSKLAKCALEENEPLCRKFFEEAGQMLARSVCALSPRISPALISQCGEVDIVCVGSVWLSWELLEPGFTRELENAKFKYDLKLLKLTNTMALGAAYLAADTFDLELPRDYSKNYEVFYGHRAVLNGNGANGSANGGSNGTAKTNGATNGSSNGSSNGTNGTSTNGTNGK, encoded by the exons ATGACGGAGACCGTGTACATTGGAGGTGTTGAGGG tGGCGCAACACACTCCAAGCTGGTGATCTGCGACCGCGACGGAAATGTAGTCGCATCGGCCAAGGGCCCCGGCACCAACCACTGGATGGTCGGCATTCCCGAGGTGGCCAAACGGATCGACACGATGACGCGGGACGCCAAGGCACAAGCGCTGATTCCGGAGACGCACCGGCTGAGCGCGATGGGCCTCTGCCTGAGTGGGGCCGAACAGGACGCCACCAACCGGGAGCTGGAGAACTACCTGAAGACGCACTACCCGGACGTAGCGGAACGGTACATGGTGGGCAGCGATACGGTGGGCAGCATCGCGACGGCCTCGAACGTGGGTGGGATGGTCATCATATCGGGAACCGGCTCGAACACACTGCTCCGGAATCCGGACGGCAGCACCTACGGGTGTGGCGGCTGGGGACACATGATTGGCGACGAGGGAGGAG CCTGGTGGATCTCGAAGAAAGCCATCAAGACCGTGTTCGACCACCAGGACAACTTTGCGCGCAGCAAGCTGTGCGTGGAGCGCGTCTGGGAGCTGATCCAGGCCCACTTTGGCATCAAAACGCGGCTCGACCTGCTCGACCACTGCTACGCCAAGTTCTGCAAGCCGACGTACTCGGGCCTGTGCTCGAAGCTGGCCAAATGCGCGCTGGAGGAGAACGAACCGCTGTGCCGGAAGTTCTTCGAGGAGGCGGGCCAGATGTTGGCCCGGTCGGTTTGTGCGCTGTCGCCGCGGATCAGCCCGGCGCTGATTAGCCAGTGCGGCGAGGTGGACATTGTGTGCGTCGGGTCGGTTTGGCTGAGCTGGGAGCTGCTGGAGCCGGGCTTTACGCGGGAGCTGGAGAACGCCAAGTTCAAGTACGATCTGAAGCTGCTGAAGCTGACGAACACGATGGCGCTGGGGGCGGCCTATTTGGCGGCGGACACGTTTGACTTGGAGCTGCCGAGGGATTACTCGAAGAACTATGAGGTGTTTTACGGGCATCGAGCGGTGCTGAACGGGAATGGAGCGAATGGAAGTGCCAACGGAGGATCGAACGGAACGGCTAAAACCAACGGAGCGACGAACGGGTCCAGCAATGGAAGCTCGAACGGAACCAACGGCACGTCCACAAACGGAACCAATGGAAAATGA